From one Sus scrofa isolate TJ Tabasco breed Duroc chromosome 9, Sscrofa11.1, whole genome shotgun sequence genomic stretch:
- the C9H11orf71 gene encoding uncharacterized protein C11orf71 homolog, whose product MALSSGDQRSRSGYHSFHGDLSSAALALAMVSGDSFLVTRPEAILPELPRPAMRINARTESRRAPTGGQSPARFIKGREPDGRSRSRQARFSPYPAPEVKLDLLRSVLQQRLVALGGVIAARLSA is encoded by the coding sequence ATGGCCCTGTCCTCCGGCGATCAGAGGAGCAGGAGTGGCTACCATTCTTTCCACGGCGACCTCAGCTCTGCGGCCTTAGCTTTGGCGATGGTCTCTGGGGACAGCTTCCTCGTTACCAGGCCTGAGGCTATTCTTCCAGAACTTCCTCGGCCGGCTATGCGAATAAACGCCCGGACCGAGAGCCGTCGGGCACCTACTGGTGGCCAGAGCCCTGCCCGCTTTATAAAGGGCCGGGAACCTGATGGGCGGAGCCGGAGCCGTCAGGCCAGATTCTCACCGTACCCTGCCCCAGAGGTGAAACTCGATCTCCTGAGAAGTGTCCTGCAACAACGTCTGGTGGCACTTGGAGGTGTAATTGCAGCCCGTCTCTCGGCCTAA